One stretch of Longimicrobiales bacterium DNA includes these proteins:
- a CDS encoding M14 family zinc carboxypeptidase, whose translation MTRRLHAAALLCMAPLALILSACAQQAVVQPQTPVPAQQQAAPTALDVPAPASHLGFEIGADRKLADWDQLVGYYEKLAQASPRVTLDTLGTTTKGRPFVMLTVTSPENHARLDEYLAMQRKLADPRTIRDDAELQSLLRDMRSVVLITHQIHSTEVGGGLTAARMLHRLASSNDAEVLEILDNVILLDVPSLNPDGLDWVSEFYMQHVGTPYEGMSPPWLYQFYVGHDNNRDWYAFTQKETQLAIEHGHNVWRPHIVHDIHQMGANGARIFFPPYIDPVEPNVDPALVSALNQLGAYMAAEVTARGMPGAVIGAIYDAFTPARAYQHYHGGVRILSETASARLASPLDVPGERVRGGREYDAATASWKYPMPWTGGTWRIGDIVDYMETGALALLSNAARNRTFWVENFYNINRRAVEGWEEWPAAWVIPAEQDNPIGLSHVLRILTMADVEVHRATAPFTTNGRQYAAGTYVIPMQQPYASFAQAMLEVQEYPDLREYPGGPPRRPYDVTAHTLPLLMDIEAAEVEAWSGAAPSLSAPIEQVDWRFELPPSLRGPDAPRIAIYKSWQEPMEAGWTRWVFDMHELRYDTLKDARIRQGNLNRDYDVILLQSQSPRSIGEGYEAGSLPEQYTGGMSEAGIAAIRDFVRNGGRVVAIEQATDFVTEVFDLPIESAVEELRPQDFYIPGSILRADLDTSHPLTRGMDPSVNVWYWGDSRAFDVGGGDVQVLARYATGNPKVSGWILGPEHIAGKPALVTARVGQGDVVLFGFQPNYRGQTIATWPLLWSALTP comes from the coding sequence ATGACCCGTCGTCTCCACGCCGCAGCCCTGCTGTGCATGGCGCCGCTCGCGCTGATCCTGTCCGCCTGCGCGCAGCAGGCGGTGGTACAGCCGCAGACGCCCGTGCCCGCACAGCAGCAGGCGGCGCCCACCGCCCTCGACGTGCCCGCTCCCGCGTCGCATCTCGGCTTCGAGATCGGCGCCGACCGCAAGCTCGCCGACTGGGACCAGCTGGTCGGTTACTACGAGAAGCTCGCGCAGGCGAGCCCGCGCGTCACACTGGACACGCTCGGCACCACCACGAAGGGGCGGCCCTTCGTCATGCTGACGGTGACCAGCCCGGAGAACCACGCACGCCTCGACGAGTATCTCGCGATGCAGCGCAAGCTCGCCGACCCGCGCACGATCCGCGACGATGCCGAGCTGCAGTCTCTGCTGCGCGACATGCGTTCCGTGGTGCTGATCACGCACCAGATCCATTCGACGGAGGTCGGCGGCGGACTCACGGCCGCGCGCATGCTGCACCGCCTCGCCTCGTCCAACGACGCCGAGGTGCTCGAGATCCTCGACAACGTGATCCTGCTCGACGTGCCGTCGCTCAACCCGGACGGGCTGGACTGGGTCTCCGAGTTCTACATGCAGCACGTCGGCACACCCTACGAGGGGATGTCGCCGCCATGGCTGTACCAGTTCTACGTCGGCCATGACAACAACCGCGACTGGTACGCGTTCACGCAGAAGGAGACGCAGCTCGCCATCGAGCACGGGCACAACGTCTGGCGACCGCACATCGTGCACGACATCCACCAGATGGGTGCCAATGGCGCACGGATCTTCTTCCCGCCCTACATCGATCCGGTCGAGCCCAACGTCGATCCCGCTCTGGTCAGTGCGCTCAACCAGCTCGGCGCCTACATGGCCGCCGAAGTGACCGCGCGCGGGATGCCGGGAGCGGTAATCGGCGCGATCTACGATGCGTTCACCCCCGCCCGCGCATACCAGCACTACCACGGCGGCGTTCGTATCCTGAGCGAGACGGCGTCGGCACGCCTTGCCTCGCCCCTGGACGTGCCGGGCGAGCGCGTGCGCGGCGGCCGCGAGTACGACGCTGCGACCGCGAGCTGGAAATACCCGATGCCCTGGACGGGCGGCACCTGGCGTATTGGCGACATCGTCGACTACATGGAGACCGGCGCCCTCGCGCTTCTCTCCAATGCGGCACGCAACCGCACGTTCTGGGTCGAGAACTTCTACAACATCAACCGCCGCGCGGTCGAAGGCTGGGAGGAGTGGCCGGCAGCATGGGTGATCCCCGCCGAGCAGGACAACCCGATCGGGCTTTCACACGTGCTGCGCATCCTCACGATGGCGGATGTGGAGGTGCATCGCGCGACCGCGCCGTTCACGACGAACGGGCGGCAGTACGCGGCCGGGACGTACGTGATTCCCATGCAGCAGCCGTACGCCTCGTTCGCGCAGGCGATGCTCGAGGTGCAGGAGTATCCCGACCTGCGCGAGTACCCCGGCGGCCCGCCGCGCCGGCCGTACGACGTCACGGCGCACACACTGCCCCTGCTGATGGATATCGAGGCAGCGGAAGTGGAGGCATGGAGCGGGGCGGCGCCGTCGCTGTCCGCGCCGATCGAGCAGGTCGACTGGCGGTTCGAGCTGCCGCCCTCGCTGCGCGGGCCGGATGCGCCGCGCATCGCCATCTACAAGTCTTGGCAGGAGCCGATGGAGGCCGGCTGGACGCGCTGGGTCTTCGACATGCACGAGCTTCGCTACGACACCCTCAAGGACGCGCGCATCCGCCAGGGCAACCTGAACCGCGATTACGACGTCATCCTCCTGCAGTCGCAGAGCCCGCGCTCGATCGGCGAGGGCTATGAGGCAGGGTCGCTGCCGGAGCAGTACACCGGCGGCATGAGCGAGGCGGGTATCGCCGCGATCCGGGATTTCGTCCGCAACGGCGGCCGCGTCGTCGCCATCGAGCAGGCGACCGACTTCGTCACCGAGGTCTTCGATCTGCCGATCGAAAGCGCCGTCGAGGAGCTGCGTCCCCAGGACTTCTACATCCCCGGCTCCATCCTGCGTGCCGACCTCGACACATCGCACCCGCTCACGCGCGGCATGGACCCGAGCGTCAACGTCTGGTACTGGGGCGACTCGCGGGCCTTCGACGTCGGCGGTGGTGACGTACAGGTCCTCGCGCGCTACGCAACCGGCAACCCCAAGGTGTCCGGCTGGA
- a CDS encoding DUF411 domain-containing protein, translated as MSTRRQWFAAAGAGAALAALSPLMFLTGCERGAEGGSPGAALAMNGDGPLVRMRKNPGCGCCDDWAKHMEANGFRVESREDPGIYEYKQQLGIPRELVSCHTAEVDSYVLEGHVPADLVQRMLTEKPAIVGIAVGGMPMGSPGMEGPYKDPYNVVAFRKDGSQMVYASR; from the coding sequence ATGTCCACACGGAGACAGTGGTTCGCCGCGGCCGGCGCGGGCGCTGCACTGGCCGCACTCAGCCCGCTGATGTTCCTGACCGGCTGCGAGCGTGGAGCGGAGGGCGGGAGCCCGGGCGCGGCCCTCGCCATGAACGGGGACGGACCGCTCGTCCGGATGCGCAAGAACCCGGGTTGCGGTTGCTGCGACGACTGGGCGAAGCACATGGAGGCGAACGGGTTCCGCGTGGAGTCGCGCGAGGATCCCGGCATCTACGAGTACAAGCAGCAGCTCGGCATTCCGCGCGAGCTGGTGAGCTGCCACACCGCCGAGGTCGACAGCTACGTGCTCGAGGGTCACGTTCCGGCCGACCTGGTGCAGCGGATGCTCACCGAGAAGCCGGCGATCGTCGGCATCGCGGTCGGCGGCATGCCGATGGGCTCGCCCGGGATGGAGGGTCCGTACAAGGATCCGTACAACGTCGTCGCATTCCGGAAGGACGGCTCGCAGATGGTCTACGCGAGTCGCTGA
- a CDS encoding class I SAM-dependent methyltransferase, which yields MSKTYDRQYFDRWYRSARAVVRDDVVQRKARLALAAAEHLLGREVHTVLDVGCGEAPWRGILRRMRPELEYTGVDPSEYAVHRYGRTRNIIQGTLLELDELYLDRDYDLVVCSDVLQYLPNDDVREGLRLLARRTAGVAYIEAFTAGDDMVGDREDWHMRSAEWYRRAFRLAGLVPVGLYLFIGPRLYPTTNELERCGS from the coding sequence GTGAGCAAGACCTACGACCGGCAGTACTTCGATCGCTGGTACCGCTCGGCGCGGGCGGTCGTGCGGGACGACGTCGTGCAGCGCAAGGCGCGCCTCGCGCTTGCGGCCGCTGAGCATCTGCTCGGACGCGAGGTGCACACCGTGCTCGACGTCGGGTGCGGCGAAGCACCCTGGCGGGGCATCCTGCGGAGGATGCGGCCCGAGCTGGAGTACACGGGCGTGGATCCGAGCGAGTACGCGGTGCACCGCTACGGCCGCACGCGCAACATCATCCAGGGCACACTGCTGGAGCTGGACGAGCTGTATCTCGACCGCGATTACGACCTGGTCGTGTGCTCCGACGTGCTGCAGTACCTGCCGAACGACGACGTGCGCGAGGGGTTGCGGCTGCTTGCGCGACGGACCGCCGGGGTCGCATACATCGAGGCATTCACGGCAGGCGATGACATGGTAGGGGACCGCGAGGACTGGCACATGCGCTCGGCGGAGTGGTACCGGCGCGCGTTCCGGCTCGCCGGTCTCGTACCGGTCGGCCTGTATCTCTTCATCGGCCCGCGGCTCTACCCGACGACCAACGAGCTGGAGCGCTGCGGATCGTGA
- a CDS encoding serine hydrolase, which translates to MRLVGLRRSRRLHVMLLHALVAALMVLPSSVAAQAAPLGGLDSYIESAMRDWSVPGLAIAVVRNDSIIHARGYGVRELGRPDRVDEHTLFAIASTTKAMTTAALGMLVDEDSLDWDDRVVEHLPSFELSDAYLTHNLTVRDLITHRAGISRSDNLWIAGPFDRAEVLRRARYLEPVNGFRSQYGYHNVMYTTAGEVVAAAAGMSWDDFIEQRLFRPLGMDRSTTRAAVVATRDNVSAPHTWDDDRVIAGQLRNYDNLGGAGSAFSSVHDMAQWIRLHLNEGVYEGQRLLSEATMRELHEPQVVIHADTTSERMYPGTNLRAYALGWQVQDYHGHELVHHSGSLNWTRTHVMMVPEEDIGVVVIANLGSSNLQQGIAFRVIDALLGLPQRDWSAELLALAQRGEKRSEARAKEVEESRVPDTRPSLALDGYTGTYRSELYGDVRLRMENGHLVLDYAPDYVADLEHWHHDTFRAVWRRAGFGRDFVTFSLDRDAEAAELELSGFGEFERVEAEPAAP; encoded by the coding sequence ATGAGACTGGTCGGACTCCGGCGCTCGCGGCGCCTGCACGTCATGCTGCTGCACGCCCTGGTTGCAGCGCTCATGGTCCTGCCGTCTTCGGTGGCTGCGCAGGCCGCGCCGCTCGGCGGGCTGGACAGCTACATCGAGAGCGCAATGCGCGACTGGAGCGTGCCGGGTCTCGCGATCGCGGTCGTCCGCAATGACTCGATCATTCACGCGCGTGGCTATGGTGTGCGCGAGCTCGGTCGGCCGGACCGCGTGGATGAGCACACACTGTTTGCGATCGCGTCCACGACCAAGGCAATGACCACGGCCGCCCTGGGCATGCTGGTCGACGAGGACAGCCTCGACTGGGACGACCGGGTGGTCGAGCATCTCCCGTCCTTCGAGCTGAGCGATGCCTACCTGACGCACAACCTGACCGTACGGGACCTGATCACGCACCGAGCGGGCATTTCGCGCAGTGACAACCTCTGGATCGCAGGGCCCTTCGATCGTGCGGAAGTGTTGCGCCGCGCGCGCTACCTGGAGCCCGTGAACGGTTTCCGCTCGCAGTACGGCTACCACAACGTGATGTACACGACGGCGGGCGAGGTCGTGGCGGCCGCCGCGGGCATGAGCTGGGACGACTTCATCGAGCAGCGGCTGTTCCGGCCCCTGGGAATGGATCGGAGCACCACGCGCGCTGCGGTCGTCGCGACGCGCGACAACGTTTCCGCACCGCACACCTGGGACGACGACCGGGTGATCGCCGGGCAGCTGCGCAACTACGACAACCTCGGAGGCGCCGGCTCGGCGTTCTCGAGCGTGCACGACATGGCGCAGTGGATCCGGCTGCACCTGAACGAGGGCGTCTACGAGGGGCAGCGCCTGCTCTCGGAGGCCACGATGCGCGAGCTCCACGAGCCGCAGGTGGTGATCCATGCCGATACCACCTCCGAGCGCATGTATCCCGGCACCAACCTGCGTGCGTATGCGCTTGGCTGGCAGGTGCAGGACTACCACGGACACGAGCTCGTGCATCATTCGGGCTCGCTGAACTGGACGCGCACGCACGTGATGATGGTGCCCGAGGAGGACATCGGTGTCGTCGTGATCGCCAACCTGGGCAGCAGCAATCTGCAGCAGGGGATCGCGTTCCGGGTCATCGATGCACTGCTCGGCCTGCCGCAGCGCGACTGGAGCGCCGAGCTGCTGGCGCTCGCGCAGCGTGGTGAGAAGCGATCGGAGGCCCGCGCGAAGGAAGTCGAGGAGAGCCGCGTTCCCGACACGCGACCGTCGCTCGCCCTGGACGGCTACACCGGCACGTACCGCAGCGAGCTGTACGGCGATGTGCGTCTGCGGATGGAGAACGGACACCTCGTGCTCGACTACGCGCCCGACTACGTGGCGGACCTCGAGCACTGGCACCACGACACGTTCAGGGCGGTGTGGCGCCGGGCTGGCTTCGGCCGGGATTTCGTGACGTTCTCACTCGACCGCGATGCCGAGGCGGCCGAGCTGGAGCTGTCCGGCTTCGGCGAGTTCGAGCGCGTGGAGGCGGAGCCAGCGGCGCCGTAG
- a CDS encoding APC family permease, producing MASDNAPQLRRALGLLDAVGIGFGAIVGAGIFVVTGVAAGAAGPALIVALGIAGAAATANALSSAQLAAVYPYAGGSYEYGYRLLGGWAGYIAGWMFLASKTAAAGTVAIGLGGYLGALVPDLPPRAAGVAAIVLFTVLNLFGVKRTSAANLAIVAASVGALLVFVLFAANDATGASFEPFAPTGIGGIMRAAALLFFAYTGYARIATLGEEVHHPERTIPRAVMITIVGAILLYAAVAAVAIGTAGAPALARTAAPLYVAASSTSHAWLPALVAVGGLAAMLGVVLSQILGLSRMGFAMARRDDLPAMLSRVDERGVPRTAVIVVGTVAAIVAATGALDAVAAAASFTILVYYGITNAAAIRLRNPERWLPAWVPVFGVLACATLALSLDLRTIIVGLVVLAAGVVVRVVQRR from the coding sequence ATGGCTTCCGACAACGCTCCGCAGCTTCGCCGCGCTCTCGGCCTGCTGGATGCGGTCGGCATCGGTTTCGGTGCGATCGTCGGCGCGGGCATCTTCGTAGTGACAGGCGTAGCGGCCGGCGCTGCGGGACCAGCCCTGATCGTGGCGCTCGGCATCGCAGGCGCCGCAGCAACCGCCAACGCGCTGTCATCGGCACAGCTCGCCGCGGTCTATCCCTACGCGGGCGGCAGCTACGAGTACGGCTACCGCCTGCTGGGCGGGTGGGCCGGCTACATCGCCGGGTGGATGTTCCTCGCGAGCAAGACGGCCGCGGCAGGAACGGTCGCGATCGGGCTCGGCGGCTACCTGGGTGCGCTGGTGCCCGATCTGCCGCCGCGCGCGGCCGGCGTCGCGGCGATCGTGCTGTTCACCGTCCTCAACCTCTTCGGCGTGAAGCGCACCAGCGCGGCGAACCTCGCGATCGTCGCGGCGTCCGTCGGTGCACTGCTCGTCTTCGTCCTCTTCGCTGCGAACGACGCCACCGGCGCCAGCTTCGAGCCCTTCGCGCCAACGGGCATCGGCGGCATCATGCGCGCCGCGGCACTGCTGTTCTTCGCATACACCGGCTATGCGCGCATTGCCACGCTCGGAGAGGAGGTGCATCACCCGGAACGCACCATCCCGCGTGCGGTCATGATCACGATCGTCGGTGCCATTCTGCTGTACGCGGCGGTGGCGGCGGTCGCGATCGGCACCGCCGGCGCACCCGCGCTCGCCCGCACCGCCGCGCCACTGTACGTCGCGGCATCGTCAACATCGCACGCCTGGCTGCCCGCACTCGTGGCGGTGGGCGGACTCGCGGCGATGCTGGGGGTCGTGCTCTCGCAGATCCTGGGGTTGAGCAGGATGGGTTTTGCGATGGCGCGACGCGATGATCTGCCGGCGATGCTGTCCCGGGTCGACGAGCGCGGCGTCCCCCGCACCGCGGTCATCGTGGTCGGCACGGTGGCGGCCATTGTCGCCGCCACCGGCGCGCTCGATGCCGTCGCAGCCGCCGCATCGTTCACGATTCTGGTGTATTACGGCATCACCAACGCCGCCGCCATCCGACTGCGCAACCCCGAACGCTGGCTGCCGGCGTGGGTGCCCGTCTTCGGGGTGCTCGCGTGCGCGACGCTCGCACTCTCGCTCGACCTGCGCACCATCATCGTCGGCCTTGTCGTGCTCGCGGCCGGTGTCGTGGTCAGGGTGGTGCAGCGGCGCTGA
- a CDS encoding redoxin domain-containing protein, whose translation MHAYRDQYARIFKDGQDVVLIAISADPIEELASWARDDQFQFLMASDAGTEVARQYGALASRPGLTNRNLFIVGPDGRIAFRAVPFREIDPTAYEELEAAIDQLTGEPEQ comes from the coding sequence ATGCATGCGTACCGTGATCAGTACGCCCGGATCTTCAAGGATGGACAGGATGTGGTGCTGATTGCGATCAGTGCCGATCCGATCGAGGAACTCGCCTCATGGGCACGGGACGACCAGTTCCAGTTCCTGATGGCGAGTGATGCAGGGACCGAAGTCGCCCGCCAGTACGGCGCGCTTGCATCGCGCCCGGGGCTGACCAACAGGAATCTCTTCATCGTGGGACCGGACGGGCGGATCGCCTTCCGCGCCGTTCCGTTCCGCGAGATCGATCCGACCGCGTACGAGGAGCTCGAGGCCGCGATCGATCAGCTCACGGGCGAGCCGGAGCAGTAG
- a CDS encoding TlpA disulfide reductase family protein produces MVNEHARPVHMVQKLAGVTLLALAACAAAAADASAQDIGLPIGTAPAAAVVEDLDGNAVDLGTVVGTKPVLLEFWATWCPLCEELEPQMRTITQRYGNAIDVLVIAVGVNQNPRSIRRHLQRHDVPGRILFDARGAATRAYRAPTTSYVVVLDGSGKVAYTGQGADQDLLAAVQQVLRR; encoded by the coding sequence ATGGTGAACGAGCACGCACGACCGGTTCACATGGTGCAGAAGCTTGCAGGAGTGACGCTGCTGGCGCTGGCCGCGTGCGCCGCGGCGGCCGCGGATGCCTCTGCGCAGGACATCGGGCTGCCGATCGGCACAGCCCCCGCGGCTGCCGTGGTGGAGGATCTCGACGGCAATGCGGTCGACCTCGGCACGGTCGTCGGCACGAAGCCGGTGCTGCTCGAGTTCTGGGCAACGTGGTGCCCGCTCTGCGAGGAGCTGGAGCCGCAGATGCGCACCATCACACAGCGCTACGGCAATGCCATCGACGTGCTCGTGATTGCCGTCGGCGTCAACCAGAACCCGCGCTCGATCCGCCGTCACCTGCAGCGCCACGACGTTCCCGGCCGCATCCTGTTCGACGCCCGCGGCGCCGCCACGCGGGCGTATCGCGCGCCGACCACGTCCTACGTCGTCGTGCTCGATGGCAGTGGGAAGGTAGCCTACACCGGGCAGGGCGCCGACCAGGACCTGCTCGCGGCGGTGCAGCAGGTCCTGCGGCGCTGA